The nucleotide window GCGATTTCCAGGCGTTCCGGGCCGAACTGTGGAAACGGTTCCCGCCGCCCCCCGCCGGCGCCCCGGCCCCGCGCCCCAAACCGGAGAAGTGACTCATGGGACTGCTCGAAGGCGCGATGCGCGACGGGTTCGTGGCCACGAACCTGGAGCACGCGATCAACTGGGCGCGGGAGTCGTCGCTGTGGCCCATGACGTTCGGTCTGGCGTGCTGCGCCATCGAGATGATGGCCACGGGGGCGCCCCGGTACGACATCGACCGGTTCGGGGCGGGTGCGTTCCGCGCCACCCCGCGCCAGGCCGACCTGATGATCGTGGCCGGCACGGTGAACCTGAAAATGGCGGAGCGGGTGCGGCGCCTGTACAACCAGATGCCGGACCCAAAGTTCGTGATCGCGATGGGCGCCTGCACGTGCGGCGGCGGGCCGTATTACAAGTACGGCTACAACGTCGCGAAGGGCGTCGATCTCATCGTCCCCGTGGACGTGTACGTTCCGGGGTGCCCGCCGCGCCCGGAAGCGTTGCTGGAAGGGCTCATGCGCGTGCAGGACAAGATCCGCAAGATGCGTGAGCTTACAGAGGGGCGGCCCGCGACGCTCCCGGTTCCGGCGCGAACGGGTCGCGTGGCGCTCCCGCCGGAACTGACCGACCCCGCGAAGGCGGTCGAGTTCCTGAAGGACAACAAGGAACGCGCCAGGCCGGTGAAGTGAATGAGCGAGTGGAGTTCCCCACGAAAAGTGGACAGGCTCTAGCGGCGAGTTTAGTTATACGTTCGCTCGTACACCTCTATGGCAACGTGCCCTAGCGATGAGTGCCGTCGGGCGCGGTTGTAGAA belongs to Gemmata obscuriglobus and includes:
- a CDS encoding NADH-quinone oxidoreductase subunit B, producing the protein MGLLEGAMRDGFVATNLEHAINWARESSLWPMTFGLACCAIEMMATGAPRYDIDRFGAGAFRATPRQADLMIVAGTVNLKMAERVRRLYNQMPDPKFVIAMGACTCGGGPYYKYGYNVAKGVDLIVPVDVYVPGCPPRPEALLEGLMRVQDKIRKMRELTEGRPATLPVPARTGRVALPPELTDPAKAVEFLKDNKERARPVK